A genomic window from Glycine soja cultivar W05 chromosome 10, ASM419377v2, whole genome shotgun sequence includes:
- the LOC114371458 gene encoding uncharacterized protein LOC114371458: MVPTKKNKERYFRRFFEIFKGLEITMPFGEALQQMPLYSKFMKDILTKKGKYIDNENIVVGGNYSAIIQRKLPKKFKDPGSVTIPCTIGKEAVNKALIDLGASINLPMSMCKRIENLKIDPSKMTLQLADRSITRPYGVVEDVLVKIRHFTFPVDFVIMDIEEDMGIPLILGRPFMLTANCVVDMGNGNLELSIDNQKITFNLFKEMKYP, from the coding sequence ATGGTACCCACTAAGAAGAACAAGGAGCGTTACTTCAGACGtttctttgaaatatttaaagggCTAGAAATCACCATGCCATTCGGGGAAGCCTTACAGCAGATGCCCCTTTACTCCAAATTTATGAAGGACATCCTCACCAAGAAGGGGAAGTATATTGACAACGAGAATATTGTGGTAGGGGGCAACTATAGTGCAATAATACAGAGGAAGCTGCCCAAAAAGTTTAAGGACCCCGGAAGTGTCACCATCCCGTGCACCATTGGGAAGGAAGCGGTAAACAAGGCCCTCATTGATCTGGGAGCAAGTATCAATCTGCCCATGTCAATGTGCAAAAGAATCGAGAATTTGAAGATAGATCCCTCCAAGATGACACTTCAGCTGGCAGACCGCTCGATCACAAGACCATACGGGGTGGTAGAAGATGTCCTAGTCAAGATACGCCACTTCACTTTTCCAGTGGACTTTGTTATCATGGATATCGAAGAAGACATGGGCATTCCCCTTATATTAGGTAGACCCTTCATGCTAACTGCCAATTGTGTGGTGGATATGGGGAATGGGAACTTGGAGTTGAGTATTGACAATCAGAAGATCACCTTTAACCTTTTCAAGGAAATGAAGTACCCATAG